The following coding sequences are from one Sciurus carolinensis chromosome 11, mSciCar1.2, whole genome shotgun sequence window:
- the LOC124960721 gene encoding olfactory receptor 51V1-like produces MSTLSDSHINSSSFVLTGVPGLEVYSLWLAIPFSSIYAMVFLGNCMILHVIRTEPSLHQPMFYFLAMLAFTDLCMGLSTVHTVLGVLWGFMQKISLDFCIAQSYFIHGLSFMESSVLLAMAFDRYIAICNPLRYSSILTSNKIMKIGVAISCRSSLLIPPVIIRLKFLTYCRPHILSHSFCLHQDLIRMACSDIHFNSIYGLALVISNLLLDAVLILISYVMILHTVLAIASREERMKSLQTCVSHICAVLIFYIPIIGLTMVHRFGKHLSPLVHVLMGNIYILFPPLMNPIIYSIKTQQIRRRVQKLFSLKAV; encoded by the coding sequence ATGTCCACTCTCTCTGACTCCCACATCAACAGTTCCTCATTTGTTCTCACTGGGGTTCCTGGCCTAGAAGTTTACTCCCTCTGGCTTGCCATCCCTTTCTCCTCCATCTATGCCATGGTGTTCCTGGGAAACTGCATGATCCTCCATGTGATCCGAACTGAGCCAAGCTTGCACCAGCCCATGTTCTACTTCCTGGCCATGCTGGCCTTCACTGACCTGTGCATGGGACTGTCCACTGTGCACACGGTGCTGGGAGTTCTGTGGGGGTTCATGCAAAAGATCAGCCTGGATTTCTGCATTGCCCAGTCCTATTTCATCCATGGTCTGTCCTTCATGGAATCCTCTGTTCTCCTGGCCATGGCCTTTGACAGGTACATTGCCATTTGCAACCCTTTACGCTACTCCTCCATCCTAACTAGtaacaaaatcatgaaaattgGAGTGGCAATCTCATGTAGGAGTTCTTTACTTATTCCACCAGTCATCATCCGCCTGAAGTTCTTAACTTACTGCCGGCCTCACatcctctctcactctttctgccTGCACCAAGACTTAATTCGAATGGCCTGTTCAGACATCCATTTCAATAGCATCTATGGTCTGGCTTTGGTGATCAGCAACCTGTTGTTGGATGCTGTGCTCATATTAATCTCCTATGTGATGATTCTGCACACGGTTTTAGCCATTGCATCCCGGGAAGAGAGAATGAAGTCCTTGCAGACTTGTGTGTCTCACATCTGTGCTGTTTTGATTTTCTACATCCCAATCATTGGTCTGACCATGGTTCATCGCTTTGGGAAACACCTCTCTCCATTGGTTCACGTCCTCATGGGCAACATCTACATCCTTTTCCCACCCTTGATGAACCCCATTATCTACAGTATCAAGACCCAGCAGATACGAAGAAGAGTCCAGAAGTTGTTCTCCTTGAAAGCAGTCTAA